The following proteins come from a genomic window of Alosa alosa isolate M-15738 ecotype Scorff River chromosome 2, AALO_Geno_1.1, whole genome shotgun sequence:
- the LOC125309393 gene encoding 4-galactosyl-N-acetylglucosaminide 3-alpha-L-fucosyltransferase 9-like produces MLQKGCIALLFAAGFTILVSMYLGIRQPTHCRLPPQRQQPYTDPTKLPLLLLWFWPENLKFDPRECQTEFGINECSVTDDRSVYENAEGVLIYHRAIRSDLANLPPRERPPFQKWIWFNVDPPTKTQNLTNLDNLFNLTMSYRKDADITVRVRVLSHKNPEEFVLPVKDKLVCWLSDEEDLGVARDYYKELQKHIKINVFGKAFGKPIKPDIYYSTIASCKFHLSFENSIHPDYITKTLHDPLVSGTIPVVLGPPRKNYEDFIPRDCFIHVNDFPDAKALAESLSHLDSDNSTYQNYFAWRKYLYVRPRQLKSEKQFLHDICLACQHLGRKRVYRRIHDVYKWFYGRPKWLP; encoded by the coding sequence ATGCTTCAGAAAGGCTGTATTGCATTGCTGTTTGCCGCTGGGTTCACTATTCTGGTAAGCATGTACCTGGGTATCCGTCAGCCGACCCATTGCAGGCTTCCTCCCCAGAGACAACAACCTTATACAGACCCCACCAAGCTGCCCTTACTCCTACTGTGGTTCTGGCCAGAGAACCTCAAGTTTGACCCACGTGAATGCCAGACAGAATTTGGCATCAACGAGTGCAGTGTGACAGATGACAGATCCGTGTATGAGAATGCCGAGGGTGTACTGATATACCACAGAGCCATCCGCTCAGATTTGGCCAATCTGCCGCCTCGTGAACGCCCACCTTTCCAGAAATGGATCTGGTTTAACGTCGATCCCCCAACAAAAACACAGAACCTGACCAATTTGGACAACCTCTTTAACCTGACCATGAGCTAtcggaaagatgcagacatcacagtGCGTGTGCGAGTATTATCACACAAGAATCCAGAGGAGTTTGTGTTGCCAGTGAAGGACAAACTGGTTTGTTGGTTGAGCGATGAAGAGGACTTGGGAGTGGCACGTGACTACTATAAGGAACTTCAAAAGCACATAAAGATTAATGTTTTTGGTAAAGCCTTTGGCAAACCCATTAAGCCTGATATTTACTACTCCACCATAGCCTCCTGTAAGTTTCACCTATCCTTTGAGAACAGCATACACCCAGATTACATTACAAAGACCTTGCACGACCCACTGGTCTCTGGAACCATTCCAGTGGTGCTTGGTCCCCCGAGAAAGAACTATGAGGACTTTATACCGCGGGACTGTTTCATACATGTAAACGACTTCCCAGATGCTAAAGCTCTGGCAGAGTCACTCTCTCACCTTGACTCTGACAACAGCACCTATCAGAACTACTTTGCATGGCGCAAATATCTGTATGTAAGGCCCCGACAGCTAAAGAGTGAGAAGCAGTTCCTTCATGACATTTGCTTGGCGTGTCAACACCTGGGGAGGAAGAGGGTGTACCGGAGAATCCATGATGTGTACAAATGGTTTTACGGTCGACCAAAATGGCTCCCGTAG